The DNA region ATCCGGTCGGGGAATCCGGCGTCGGCCAGGTCGTGCCAGGCCACGTCGTGGAACGCCTTGGACCGGTTGGCCGTGCCCATGCCGTCGATCTGCACCACGATGAATCCGAGTTCGGCGAGGTTGCGCATGCCGTTCAGCACCTGGAAGCTCTTGGGCACGAACGAGCCCTGCGGGCCGGCGTAGATGTTCTCGATCACCGGGTATTTCCGATGCGCGTCGAAGTTCGTGGGACGGAAGATCAGCCCGTAGATGTCGGTCTTGCCGTCGCGCCCCCTGGCCACGAACACCTCGGGCGGCTTCCACCCCGCCCGTTCCAGCGCGGTGATGTCGCCATGCTCCAGCGGCATCACCACCGACTGGTCGCTGGCGCGGCGCAACTCGCCCACCGGCGGCAGGTCGACGCGGGAATAGAGATCCACGTAGTACCGGTGGTCGTCCGACCAGGACACGGCGTGGTTGGCGTTGGCCGGCGTGTACGACACGAGCCCCGTGCCGTCGAAGTCGATGCGGTAGTCGTGCAGGAAGTACGGATCCTCGCCGGGGTCCATGCCGCCGGCGCTGAAGTAGATCTGCTTGGCCAGGGTGTCCACGTACTCCACGTTGCGCACCAGCCACGGCCCCTTGGTGATCTGCCGGATCACCGTGCCGGTGGCATCGTCGTACAGATACAGGTGGCACCAGCCGTCGCGCTCCGACGCCCAGATCATCTGCCGCCCGTCGCCCAGGTCGTACCGGAACTGGCGCCCCGAGTCGGTGATGTTGCCGCTCATGCGCGGATAGTCGATGAACGTGTCGGAATGCTCGTCCACGATCGCCCGGGCCTTGCCGGTGGCCGCGTCCACCTCGATCACGCGGTACACCTGATGGCCACGCTGATTATACTCGAATGTGAATGCTCGCCCGTCGTGCCACCACTCGGCGCCGGTGATGGCGTAGGCGTTCGGAAAGAGGGCGTCGTCCACCGCGATCTGCCGGTGGGTGGCGAGGTCGAACAGCACGGGGCGCCGGACGTCCAGCCGGTCGCCGGGCTTCTGGTAGAAGCGCACCGAATCCCTCGGTTGCAGCTGATCCGGAGGCGTGGACACCACGTAGTGCACTTCGCGGTGGTAGCCGGGCTCCACCCGGTAGGCCACGAGCCGGCGCGAGTCGGGCGACCACTGGATGGACAGGAAGGAATAGTAGTTTCCCTCCGAGCCGTCGTAGCTGAGTTCGGTGCCCGACGACGCCCCCACCGGCCGCACGTACACGTTGTAGTTCCAGATGTACGCTTCGGACTTCCCGTCGGGCGACCGCCGCGCATCGGGCGATTCTCGCAGGCTCGGCGCCTGCTGGGCCTCCGCCTGCTCCTCCGACGCCCACTCCGTGTTCCAGGGGCCCTCGTCGGGGACGGAGTCGGCCGCGCTCGCCGCATCGGCCGCCCACGGCGAACCCGACGGGCTCACCCCGCCGCCCGCTCCCGGGATCACCGCGGGCGCTGGCCCCGGCCCCCGTCCCCTTCCCCCGCGCCCGCCGCGTCCGAACCGCGCCGGCCCGGTGTTGCGACAGGAGTAATCGGCGAGCGTGCACCGCCAGGTGAACCCGCCGCGTACGAACTCGATGGCCTGCTCACCGTCCTGGAACGTGAAGCGAATGAACGGCAGCGTGACGGCGGTGATCGTGGTGTCGAGAGACACCGACAGGGCCGCGGCGAGCCTCGCGTGGTCGAATGCGGGGCGCTTCTCCTTGGTGGCGGCATCCACCAGCTCGAACTCGTGCCCGCCCTTTACCGACCTTCGGTAGAAGAACCGATCCGTACCCGCGATCCACTGCGGCGGATCCATGAAGTCGAGGGCGAGCCCTTCGTACCGCGCATCGAGGCCGGCGGCCCGCTGGTAGTCGGCTGCGGTGCCCTGCGCCCCGACCCCGCGCGCCAGGGACGCGAGCGCGAGGCCGAGCACGAACGCGCGTGGCGAGACTCGGCAAGCAGGAAGGCGCGGCATGCAACGATCCGAATGGAGAGCGGCGAGGATATCCCGGGCAGTCGGTCGATAAATGACACCCGGTGCACGGCCCGCGCTAGGGACGGCGCCGCGCTGCCGCCCGGTCAGCCCGCCAGTGTCATCGTCAACTTGGTCACCGATGCCGACGGGAAGCTGTACACCAGCGGCGAGCTCCTCATCGCCAGGTCGGCCGTGACCGGCCGGACCACGTCCGGATGGTCGAAGCTGTTCACGTCGTGCACGCTCGGAGCGGTGAGCGTCGTGGCGCGGATGGCCTGCACCGCCGCGCCCCGCACCACGATCTCCGTCTCCCGTGGCTCGGTCATCGAGCTGTTGGTCACCGTGAGGGTCAGTTCCCGCCCGTTGACCGACGCCGAGCCGTTGAGCCCCCAGAACGTCGCCGGCTTGCCGTCTTTCGCCGTCCACGACACGCGCGGGGCCGACACCAGCGTGCGCACCGACTGCGCGCCCTGGTGCGCGGCGTACATCGCGAACACGTGATAGACCGGCGTGACCGTGAAGTTGTCCTCGTGCGCCAGGAACACCGACTGGATGCAGTTGATGAGTTGGGCGACGTTGGCCATCGCGACTTTTTCGGCGTTCCGATGAAAGATGTCGAGCGTGAGCCCGGCCACCAGCGCGTCGCGCATGGTGGACTGCGACTCGAACAGGTGGCTGGGGTCGGCGATCGGTGCGCTCTTGTGCCAGGCGCCCCATTCGTCCACCACCAGCTTGACGGCGTGGCGGCGATCGGCCTCGTGCATGGTCTGCCAGACCGTGCCGATCACGCTTTCCATCCGGTCGGCGCTCACCAGCAGGTCGTACCATCCGCGTTCGTCGAACGCCACCGCGTCGGCGCCGGCGTCGGGCGCGCTGCAGTAGTGGTGCACCGACAACCCCCAGACGCTGTCGAGGGCGCCCCGCTCCGCCAGCGCGCCCATCAGGCGCCGCGTCCAGTCCACGTCGGCGCCGCTGGGGCCCGACGCGATGGTCCGCAGATCCACGCCGAACCTGGGCACCGACGCAGTCACGAACCGCCGGTACTCCTCGGCGTACTCCTCGGGGGTGAAGTCCCCCCCGCACCCCCACGCTTCGTTGCCGACGCCCCAATACCGAATGTCGTATGGCTGGGCATCGCCCGCCGCGGCGCGCACCCCGGACCAGGTGGTCGTGCCGGCCGGCGAATTGCAGTATTCCAGCCACTGGTCGAACACGCGAGCCGGCAGCGTGCGCACGTTGGCGGCCATGTACGGCTGCGCGCCCACCAGCCGGCAGAAGTGCACGAACTCCGTCGTGCCGAAGGTGTTGGGGTCGTACTTGGCCGGCCCCCCCGCCACGTTCTTGAACCCCGGGTCGTCGGCCCAGAAGTTGGTGCGCGTCGGCCGCTGGTCGCGCGGGCCCACGCCGTCGCGCCAGTCATACGAGTCGGCAAAGCAGCCGCCTGGCCAGCGGATCACACTCGGCTTGATGAGCCTCATGGCGTCGACCAGCGCCTTCCGTACGCCCCCGATGTTGGGAACCTTCGAGTTCTCCCCCACCCACACGCCGTCGTAGATCACCCCGCCCAGATGTTCGGTGAAGTGGCCGTAGATCTCAGGCGCGATCGTGCCGATCGGCTCGTCGAGCCGTATCTCGATGTGGGAGTCGGCGAGCGCCGACCGGTGGCGCTCGCCGAGCAACGCGGCCATCGGGCTGAACTTCGGCAGCACCAGAGCGGCGCCGCCGGCCACGGCGGAGCGAAGGAATTCGCGACGGGGAATGTCGGCCATGGGATGGACCAGGAGGACGGTAGGACGGTAGGACGGTAGGACGGTAGGACGGTGCAATCGTGGCCACGGCGAGCGGCAAGATCAAGGGCGCGCGTCATCGGCACGACAGGTGCCCCGCCTACTCTTCATGACATGGTGCGCGTGCCCTCGCTCGCGCCGCATCCCCCTCACAGCCGGAGTCTGACTTCATGAAACCGATGTCGATCGCCCTCGCCCTTGCCGTCACCGCATTCGCGGCCGCCGGCGCACAGCAGCCCACCTACAAGCGCGACGTGCCGGCCGCGTTGCTCAAGCGCGCGAAGGTGAAGGAGACCGACGCCGCGGCCATGGCGCGGAAACTGGTGCCCGCCGCCACGATCGATGCCCTGGAACTCGAACGCGAGGGCGGCAAGCTCATCTACTCGTTCGACATGAAGACGCCGGGCAAGGATGGCATCGACGAGGTCAACATCGACGCGATCACCGGCAAGCAGGTGGGCAAGATCGGCCACGAGTCCGGTGCCGACGAAGCCAAGGAAGCCGCGGCCGAGAAGAAGGCGGCGCCCAGGAAGAAGAGCGGCGGCGCGCGATAGGCAGGCAGCGGCGCCGGCCTCGGCCGGCGCTACTGCTTCATCGTATCAGGGATCCGCACCGCCACGACCTCGCCCCGGGCGGTCACGATT from Gemmatimonadaceae bacterium includes:
- a CDS encoding DPP IV N-terminal domain-containing protein, whose protein sequence is MPRLPACRVSPRAFVLGLALASLARGVGAQGTAADYQRAAGLDARYEGLALDFMDPPQWIAGTDRFFYRRSVKGGHEFELVDAATKEKRPAFDHARLAAALSVSLDTTITAVTLPFIRFTFQDGEQAIEFVRGGFTWRCTLADYSCRNTGPARFGRGGRGGRGRGPGPAPAVIPGAGGGVSPSGSPWAADAASAADSVPDEGPWNTEWASEEQAEAQQAPSLRESPDARRSPDGKSEAYIWNYNVYVRPVGASSGTELSYDGSEGNYYSFLSIQWSPDSRRLVAYRVEPGYHREVHYVVSTPPDQLQPRDSVRFYQKPGDRLDVRRPVLFDLATHRQIAVDDALFPNAYAITGAEWWHDGRAFTFEYNQRGHQVYRVIEVDAATGKARAIVDEHSDTFIDYPRMSGNITDSGRQFRYDLGDGRQMIWASERDGWCHLYLYDDATGTVIRQITKGPWLVRNVEYVDTLAKQIYFSAGGMDPGEDPYFLHDYRIDFDGTGLVSYTPANANHAVSWSDDHRYYVDLYSRVDLPPVGELRRASDQSVVMPLEHGDITALERAGWKPPEVFVARGRDGKTDIYGLIFRPTNFDAHRKYPVIENIYAGPQGSFVPKSFQVLNGMRNLAELGFIVVQIDGMGTANRSKAFHDVAWHDLADAGFPDRILWHKAVAAKYPSYDITRVGIYGTSAGGQNAMGALLFHPEFYQVAYSASGCHDNRMDKIWWNELWMGWPLGPQYIASSNMENAWRLQGKLMLVYGELDTNVDPSSTVQVVNALIKANKTFDLLEIPNSDHTSGGAYGSMKRDDFFVHNLLGVEPPDRNAEVLTSNPIKH
- a CDS encoding alpha-L-arabinofuranosidase C-terminal domain-containing protein; the protein is MADIPRREFLRSAVAGGAALVLPKFSPMAALLGERHRSALADSHIEIRLDEPIGTIAPEIYGHFTEHLGGVIYDGVWVGENSKVPNIGGVRKALVDAMRLIKPSVIRWPGGCFADSYDWRDGVGPRDQRPTRTNFWADDPGFKNVAGGPAKYDPNTFGTTEFVHFCRLVGAQPYMAANVRTLPARVFDQWLEYCNSPAGTTTWSGVRAAAGDAQPYDIRYWGVGNEAWGCGGDFTPEEYAEEYRRFVTASVPRFGVDLRTIASGPSGADVDWTRRLMGALAERGALDSVWGLSVHHYCSAPDAGADAVAFDERGWYDLLVSADRMESVIGTVWQTMHEADRRHAVKLVVDEWGAWHKSAPIADPSHLFESQSTMRDALVAGLTLDIFHRNAEKVAMANVAQLINCIQSVFLAHEDNFTVTPVYHVFAMYAAHQGAQSVRTLVSAPRVSWTAKDGKPATFWGLNGSASVNGRELTLTVTNSSMTEPRETEIVVRGAAVQAIRATTLTAPSVHDVNSFDHPDVVRPVTADLAMRSSPLVYSFPSASVTKLTMTLAG
- a CDS encoding PepSY domain-containing protein, with product MKPMSIALALAVTAFAAAGAQQPTYKRDVPAALLKRAKVKETDAAAMARKLVPAATIDALELEREGGKLIYSFDMKTPGKDGIDEVNIDAITGKQVGKIGHESGADEAKEAAAEKKAAPRKKSGGAR